From the Microplitis mediator isolate UGA2020A chromosome 6, iyMicMedi2.1, whole genome shotgun sequence genome, one window contains:
- the LOC130669440 gene encoding mucin-2-like, whose product MQSSTIQEFTMEEEIELLEQMVQRQPCLILEPIAEPSTETITTTTTPPPTTAAKTATNAKKTPGVHVREIQEVRLHLVKKVEPYDPTKPGFKRPTKRPIIRPASASLVGLAKPVTATNPGPRIRSPQLAAKPPQRAEKPLEVPPTTAPTDTTEVWPARATTSFPKRKRRVGENSQLRKWPKLDSPPKNGFRLEPATTVAKKSGIRRSEAPKKGKRVVTNPGPLKMSSPQLAMTMPKPTTSSTLEQPGVAIETGRKIGVVITNPGPRVRSPQLETTTATWLEYDDAPLLSEYPSQFESLPGDLFEPPRKIRTPLERLLLSLTPLAEVQPKVVKKKAVFTAYDDALSLYKVTRCKFSVTPKIESMRKTAWDMLARIREREE is encoded by the coding sequence ATGCAATCTTCAACTATCCAAGAGTTCACGATGGAAGAGGAGATAGAGCTGTTGGAGCAAATGGTACAACGTCAGCCGTGCCTGATTTTGGAACCAATCGCCGAGCCGTCCACCGAGACAATCACGACAACCACCACACCCCCGCCTACCACCGCAGCAAAGACAGCAACCAACGCCAAGAAAACACCCGGAGTCCACGTGCGAGAAATCCAGGAGGTCAGACTACATTTAGTCAAAAAGGTCGAGCCATACGACCCGACCAAGCCCGGATTTAAGAGACCAACCAAACGGCCCATAATCCGACCGGCCAGCGCCAGTTTAGTGGGACTCGCGAAGCCAGTGACAGCCACCAACCCGGGCCCACGCATACGCAGTCCCCAGTTGGCAGCTAAACCACCTCAGAGGGCAGAAAAGCCGCTTGAAGTGCCACCAACCACGGCACCGACCGACACAACCGAAGTTTGGCCTGCTCGAGCGACCACCAGTTTCCCCAAGCGAAAGCGGAGGGTTGGGGAAAATAGTCAGCTCAGGAAGTGGCCCAAACTGGACTCACCTCCAAAGAATGGCTTCCGTTTGGAACCAGCCACCACGGTTGCCAAGAAATCTGGCATAAGGAGATCCGAGGCACCTAAAAAAGGGAAAAGAGTTGTCACCAACCCGGGCCCACTCAAGATGAGCAGTCCCCAGTTGGCCATGACAATGCCGAAGCCGACCACCAGCAGTACCCTCGAGCAGCCGGGAGTCGCCATTGAAACTGGAAGGAAAATAGGAGTGGTTATTACCAACCCGGGCCCACGCGTACGCAGTCCCCAGCTGGAAACAACCACAGCAACCTGGCTCGAGTACGACGATGCACCACTATTGTCCGAGTACCCGAGCCAGTTTGAGTCACTGCCAGGAGATCTTTTTGAACCACCAAGGAAGATACGGACACCTCTGGAAAGACTCCTGTTATCCTTGACACCACTGGCAGAGGTACAGCCGAAAGTGGTTAAGAAAAAGGCAGTTTTTACCGCGTACGACGATGCATTAAGCCTGTACAAGGTGACTAGGTGCAAGTTTTCGGTGACACCCAAGATCGAGTCAATGAGAAAGACGGCCTGGGACATGCTGGCCAGAATCCGGGAACGGGAAGAATAA
- the LOC130670091 gene encoding cyclin-T-like: MAQKWYFNKEELKNSPSSKDGISAEEELDHKQQAAYLITDLGKRLKLSEVCVHTAIVYMHRFFIHHSLAKFHRYEIATAAIFLAAKVEEEPQKSQAVISALHVCLNKYEVHQLDTTFAENQEKVKALTSNEQLLLGTLGFKMGVSHPHYDIKKFCEEIKACKELCKIFLQMANYTLQMTSMCVKYKPAVVASFCIYFTIQSSQWKIPQVIDGNLWFWLLDTKVTFDLLIKMDREFKAVLDKMSPRIKNRVMGLFKNPSVKVTAVNRIATTPSSSDPEIVSGNPEVEKPRTRRKISYHEYRDRLMKKKSESDGSSTSSPPDVEVQDNSIGSTCQLVPSTEADLDHSRNIKIITTWAVFCVLLRDM; the protein is encoded by the exons atgGCTCAAAAGTGGTATTTCAACAAAGAAGAGTTGAAGAACTCTCCTAGTTCCAAGGATGGCATCAGCGCGGAGGAGGAGCTAGATCACAAACAACAAGCCGCTTACCTTATAACTGATTTGGGCAAGCGGCTAAAGTTGTCAGAAGTCTGTGTGCACACTGCTATTGTGTACATGCACAGATTCTTTATTCACCATTCATTAGCCAAGTTTCACCGGTATGAAATTGCCACGGCAGCGATTTTTCTGGCGGCAAAGGTGGAAGAAGAGCCACAAAAATCGCAGGCGGTCATCAGCGCTCTTCATGTCTGCCTCAACAAATACGAAGTTCACCAACTGGACACTACTTTTGCCGAGAACCAGGAGAAGGTCAAGGCACTAACTTCAAATGAGCAACTTCTTCTGGGAACACTTGGATTCAAGATGGGGGTTAGTCACCCTCATTATGACATCAAGAAATTCTGTGAGGAAATAAAAGCTTGCAAGGAATTATGCAAGATTTTCCTGCAGATGGCTAATTACACTTTACAGATGACGTCAATGTGCGTGAAATATAAACCGGCAGTAGTGGCGTCATTCTGTATTTATTTCACCATCCAATCATCGCAGTGGAAGATTCCCCAAGTCATAGACGGGAATCTTTGGTTTTGGCTCCTCGACACCAAAGTGACCTTCGATTTACTGATTAAGATGGACAGGGAGTTCAAAGCGGTTTTAGATAAAATGTCACCCAGGATAAAAAACCGGGTGAtgggattatttaaaaatccatcGGTCAAAGTGACTGCAGTGAATCGGATAGCGACGACCCCCAGTTCATCGGATCCAGAAATTGTTTCCGGTAACCCTGAAGTCGAGAAGCCAAGGACTCGACGAAAAATCAGCTATCACGAGTATCGTGATAgactgatgaagaaaaaatctgAATCAGATGGATCATCGACTTCTTCACCTCCTGATGTAGAAGTTCAGGATAATTCCATTGGAAGTACCTGCCAGCTTGTACCCTCAACTGAAGCGGATCTGGACCACAGCCGTAAcatcaaaataattacgacATGGGCAGTATTTTGTGTTCTGCTAAGAGAC atgtaa